TGGGCGACCAGCCGGCGAAGCACATCTCCCACCGGCTCACCGGGCGTGCCCGGGACCTCGACCCGTGCGGCGCCGGCCAGGGCACGCAGCGTCGCGTAGAGACGAACCTGCACGGCTCAGATGATCTCCAGTTCCCGGAGTTTTTCTACCGGCACCACGCCGTTCTGCCAGCCGCGCGCCGCGTAGTACTCCTGGAGCATCACGTCCAGCTCCGACACCTGGCCGGCGCTGCCGCCGGTCGCAGGCTCCGTGAGGAAGCGCTTCGGAAGGTAATCGCTGCCCTCCCCCAGCCCGGCCAGGTTGTTGTAATACCGCTCCAGGTTGTAGATGCGCTCGCCGGTGCGCATGACGTCCTCCGCCGTAAACGGCACGCCGGTGACCGCGCTGTAGGCCTGCGCGTACTCCTCCGCGCCCATTGCGAAGGCCGAGAACTTGCACAGGTCGAGGGAGTCGGAGAAAGCGTGCAGGTCCTGGAAGACCTTCAACAGCGCGCCCTTGCCCTCCGTGGCCAGCCGGTCGGTCTGTTCGGGGATCCCCGCGATCTCCGACGCCACCGTGTAGCCGCGCAGGTGGCAGGCGCCCCGGTTGGAGGTCGCGTACCCCAGCCCGATCCCCTTGATGCCGCGCGGGTCGTAAGCCGGAATGGCCTGCCCCTTCACCGAGTTGGCCAGATCCGGCCGGCCGAAGGCCTTCGCCGCACCGTACGCGCCCAGACCCAGGGTCTTGCCCAGATCCCCCTCCGCGCGCGCGATGAGACCCGCCACCTCAATCATCCGTGCGGCGTCGCCCCAGGCGATGCCGTCCTTCACCAGTCCCAGCTCGGTGGCCTCCATGGTGGTGGAAAGCACATTGCCCAGCTCAATCGTGTCCATGCCGTAGTCGTTGCACAGATCCAGCAGCTTCGCCACCGCCCCGGCGTCGGTCAGGCCGCAGTTGACGCCCAGCGCCCACGCCGTCTCGTACTCGAAGGACTCGGTGCGGACCCCCGCGTAGGGGCCTTCCTTGATTTCCACCAGCTTCTTGCAGGCCACG
The nucleotide sequence above comes from Symbiobacterium thermophilum IAM 14863. Encoded proteins:
- a CDS encoding aldehyde ferredoxin oxidoreductase family protein yields the protein MTLTGYANRVARIDLTTGRIDYEPIDPEAARKYIGGRGLGVKYVFDNGPEVDPLSPENLLCFMNGPLTGSAINMSGRLAVCTKSPLTGGVTDSHMGGWSAARLRWSGFDGLLFRGAAPTPVYAICENGTVRLADASDLWGKGIRETVRILQERHGGRNVSVMAIGPAGENLVRYASILNENDRAAGRGGTGAVMGAKKLKAVVAIGDIKDQWKPADDRRNTFEDARKAGLKAIMEGALTAPRKGGLSLYGTNVLMNIINEVGALPAFNGKETFHPDAEAISGETIRAQYLVEEPTCHACPVACKKLVEIKEGPYAGVRTESFEYETAWALGVNCGLTDAGAVAKLLDLCNDYGMDTIELGNVLSTTMEATELGLVKDGIAWGDAARMIEVAGLIARAEGDLGKTLGLGAYGAAKAFGRPDLANSVKGQAIPAYDPRGIKGIGLGYATSNRGACHLRGYTVASEIAGIPEQTDRLATEGKGALLKVFQDLHAFSDSLDLCKFSAFAMGAEEYAQAYSAVTGVPFTAEDVMRTGERIYNLERYYNNLAGLGEGSDYLPKRFLTEPATGGSAGQVSELDVMLQEYYAARGWQNGVVPVEKLRELEII